The DNA sequence ATATTCCCCATAACCTACTCCGGTGAATCTTACTTTAAGATCCTCATACTAATTATTAGACTGCAACAACACATAGATACATTCCGCTATATACACTGACTGTATTTTTACATTACTCTTAATTACACCTTAAAACGGTTAAGCACTAAATATTAATATCAGCTCTTCATAATACAATAAAAGAGACCAAATTTCATCAGCAATTTTAGAAAAAATGTAAACAAAGGTAAGTACTGTTTTTTAATAAAAAAAGGGAGTAAAGGTCACCCCCTTACTCCCTTACAGAATATATATTTTACTTTAGGCTAAGCTAATGCTTCGTCCGGAGTAATTGTTTCAAGTCCAAAAGCTTCACCAACAGCTGCAAAAGTCAGCTTTCCATTAATCGTGTTTAATCCAAGTTTAAGCGAATTATTTTCACGCAGAGCATCAAGCCCCTTATCTGCAAGCTGTAAAGCATAAGGCAGAGTTTGGTTGACAAGTGCAAATGTAGAAGTTCTGGGAACAGCTCCGGGCATGTTAGCAACACCGTAATGAACAACTCCGTCGACCTCATAAGTAGGATCGGTATGAGTTGTAGGTTTAATTGTTTCAACACATCCGCCCTGGTCAACAGCAACGTCTACAATAACGGCACCTTCTTTCATAGTAGAAAGCATATCTCGAGTAATCAGATTAGGAGCTTTTGCTCCGGGAATAAGAACTGCGCCGACAACAAGGTCAGCAGTAGTCACTGCAGCACGGATGTTAGGTTCGGTTGAAGTCATTGTACTGATTCTACCACCAAAAATATCATCAAGATACTGCAGACGTGCGTGGCTTACGTCAAAAATAGTTACTCTTGCCCCCATACCTGCAGCAATTTTAGCAGCGTTGGTACCAACAACACCACCACCGATAACCATAACATTTGCTGGAGCAACACCGGGCACACCGCCAAGCAATACCCCACGTCCACCTTTTGGTTTTTCTAGATGAAGCGCGCCTTCCTGAGCTGCCATACGTCCGGCTACTTCACTCATGGGAGTAAGCAGAGGAAGGGCTCCGTCAGGAAGCTGAACAGTTTCATAGGCAATACCGGTTGTTCCAGAGGCAAGTAAAGCATCAGTGAGGGCTTTATCAGCAGCAAGATGCAAATAGGTAAAAAGCAGGAGATCGTCACGAAGGTATTTATACTCTGAAGCAATAGGTTCTTTGACCTTGATAACCATTTCAGCAGACCATGCTTCATCAACAGTTACCATTCTGGCTCCAGCTGCGATATATTCATCATCAGAAAGGCCTGAGCCAATACCGGCACCTTCTTCAACCACAACAGCATGACCACGGCGTACGAGTGTTTCAACAGCTCCAGGGGTCATAGCAACCCTGTTCTCCATGATTTTAATCTCTTTTGGGATACCGATCAGCATGTTATCAACTCCTGCAAATAAAAAAGTTATGGAATGATTTAATGTAACAGGCTAATATAGACAACCTGTCAACACCTACACCGTCTCTGTATAAACATTGTTCAATATAAAAAAGAGCAAATGAAAAACTATGAAAGAGCAACTGCAAACTTCCAAGTCTAAACAATATCTTTATTGACTCAGTGTTTATGTGTAAACCAATTCTTAAACATAAAGAATATGGGAATACTAAAGAGCAACCAGCTATTCTTTCTTAGGAAGTAGATAACAATCTATCCCGGCAGGTGCTTTTTTGGCAATCCAGAATTGCGAATAATGTACAATTACAAAAATGATTAAAAACTTTTTTTCTGTTTTTTTACATTATTCAGAAGCATATAAGGTGATAATATGCCTTAGCCGTAGAGGGTTCAGTAAATGCCTACAAGACCAAATTATATACCGACAATACTTATTATTGATGATGAACCGTTTAATCTTGAATTTCTAGAAATAGTTTTAAAAC is a window from the Maridesulfovibrio zosterae DSM 11974 genome containing:
- the ald gene encoding alanine dehydrogenase: MLIGIPKEIKIMENRVAMTPGAVETLVRRGHAVVVEEGAGIGSGLSDDEYIAAGARMVTVDEAWSAEMVIKVKEPIASEYKYLRDDLLLFTYLHLAADKALTDALLASGTTGIAYETVQLPDGALPLLTPMSEVAGRMAAQEGALHLEKPKGGRGVLLGGVPGVAPANVMVIGGGVVGTNAAKIAAGMGARVTIFDVSHARLQYLDDIFGGRISTMTSTEPNIRAAVTTADLVVGAVLIPGAKAPNLITRDMLSTMKEGAVIVDVAVDQGGCVETIKPTTHTDPTYEVDGVVHYGVANMPGAVPRTSTFALVNQTLPYALQLADKGLDALRENNSLKLGLNTINGKLTFAAVGEAFGLETITPDEALA